Within Sorangiineae bacterium MSr11367, the genomic segment GAACACGACGTTGACCATGTTCAGCACACCGAAGCCATAGAGCAGGCGCACTTGCGCCAGGTCGTTCGTCGAGCGGCTCATGATTTCGCCCGACGACATGCGACGATAGAACGCGGTGCCCAGCCGGTGCAGGCGCGCGAGCAGCAGCCCGCGCAACTCGTACTCCACGTCGCGGCCGGCGTTGAAGACGAACAAGCGGCTCGCCACGCGCGTGACGAAGGCGAACACCGCCAAGCCGAGCATGAAGACGGCAGGCTTCCAGGCCTCCTCGGGGTGGTCGCTGAAGATGCGATCGACGGCGCTCTTGGAGAGCCAGTCGATGCGGTTCATCGCAAGCTGGAAGGCCGCCAGCACGACGGCGCCCGCCAAGTACGCCGGGAGATGGCGTCGGAATTGTCCGACGGCCGTGACGCTCATGTCGCGAGGTTTGGCTGGCTTGGCTGGCTTGCGCGTATCGATTGGGTCACGATCCATGAACGGTCCGGGTCAACGCTCGCGTGCCCCGAGTGGCCGACGGTGCGATGACGAAAGAATGGGACGATTGGGCCCCTCCTTGAAAAGGGCAAGCTCCGACAGGTCGAGGCGCGTGGCCAAAAGGCCGAGCATCACCTTCGCACCGCGTGCGTCGAGCTCCTGGATGACCCCCGTTTTGCCGACGAATGGCCCGGAGAGCACACGGACGCGCGATCCTTTTTCGAGGACGTTTGCGCGCGCCGCGCCCGCACGGGGAGCGGCGACGACGAGCGAGCCGATATTTCGTGACGGCGGAGCAATATCCGTTACCACGGCAAACACGGTGGAGAGCGCAATCACGGCGTCGCCGAGCTGCTCGCCCACCAGGGCGGCGTGTTTGAGAACGACCTCGCGCGGGACGGACCAGCCAAGCCAAAGGCCTGCGTCCCCTTCCAACAGTGCTCGGACGTCGTCTGCGTTCGCCTCCGGCGTGGGGATGCGGTTGAGATCCTCGATCTTTCCCAGCGAGAACTGATCCGGCAGTGCGTCGAAAAGACGGACGATCTCGCCCTGTACGGCGCGCGCATGCACGGATGGATAGATCTCGACGCTGACTTCGACAACTTTGGGCCGGAGCCTTAGGGCCAAAATCGCATTCTTGCGCACCGGGGCGTGAAACACGATCGACGCGGTTCCCATTTTTCCGCCAGGTTTTTGCTCGCGGACGTCGATGTGTTCTTCGTCGGTCCACGTGGCCTCCACCTCGATCCCCAGCTCGGAAAGCCTGCCCGCAATGCGCCGGGCCCACGCCACCATGCGCGAGCGCAGCGGCGTGAACGCGGCGCGTTTCTCGCTCGCGAGAAGCTCGAAATCGGCGTTCTTCAGATCGAGCGTTGCCTCGGCGTGCGACTTTTTCGCGTCGACACCATGGTCTTTGACGCGAGCTCGGCCACCCTTACCTGAAAGACGCTTTTCGTTCTTGCGACGGTCCTTCGGTATCATCTTGATATTCCTAGAGAATCGAATTGCATCTGAGAACCTGGAGCGAACCTGGAGCCAATTCTTGGCCAAATCTGACGCACTTGACGCGACGCGTTGCGACCTTACTGTAGCGGCCATGTATGCGTTGCTTAGAGGTATGTATCCTCGCTCCGACCGGCCCAGCGAGCTTTTCATCGCCGCGCCGCCAACGTGGAAGCTGGCGTTGTCGGCCGTGATGCTCACGGGTGTCGTGGCCCAATGGTGGCTACGGCTCTTGCTCTGCGCATAGCAGCTGCAGCCTGCGGCTGGGGCCGAAGCCGGCAAGAATCGCCCTCGGTCGCCGTTCTTCGCGGAATCCTGCTCCGTGGGGGATTGTTGTCGCGGTAGCTGTGACCATAAACTACGATCCTCCCATCGTGCCGCGAATGAGAAAAACCAACACTGCTACGGCCGACGAGCCGGAAACGACCGCGACTGCGGGCACCCCAGCAAAGGGCGGCCGCGCAAAGCGCACCTCGAAAGCAAACACGGCGGCGCGTACCTCGAAAACGCCTGCCGGTGCCTCTGCCTCTCGCGAAGGCGGCGGGCGAGACGAAGAGCGCGACCCGGAAAGCGAAGCCGGGACCGCGGAGCCGACGGAAGAAGGCAGCCCCGAAAGCGAGATGGGGACCGAATCGAGCCCCGCCGCGGAGCTTTCCGCGGAAGAAGACATGGAGATGGAGGACGGGATCATCGAG encodes:
- a CDS encoding KOW motif-containing protein, translating into MIPKDRRKNEKRLSGKGGRARVKDHGVDAKKSHAEATLDLKNADFELLASEKRAAFTPLRSRMVAWARRIAGRLSELGIEVEATWTDEEHIDVREQKPGGKMGTASIVFHAPVRKNAILALRLRPKVVEVSVEIYPSVHARAVQGEIVRLFDALPDQFSLGKIEDLNRIPTPEANADDVRALLEGDAGLWLGWSVPREVVLKHAALVGEQLGDAVIALSTVFAVVTDIAPPSRNIGSLVVAAPRAGAARANVLEKGSRVRVLSGPFVGKTGVIQELDARGAKVMLGLLATRLDLSELALFKEGPNRPILSSSHRRPLGARER